A stretch of Leptospira bouyouniensis DNA encodes these proteins:
- a CDS encoding TetR/AcrR family transcriptional regulator C-terminal domain-containing protein, whose amino-acid sequence MVVKKKNPKTRKFLSKDLLIQTAITLADENGINSLSMRNLAKTLGVEAMSLYNYIQNKEELLDGMVEVCVKQFKLPKIGGEWRKEMKKRAKSVRQLLLTHVWLTHLLISRINIGPHFLRYFNDSIGCLVNAGFTYKQADQIINTLDSHIYGFTLQELNFPINKDEYVSKASEYLPLIPVEQLPFFYHLTKEVATRRYNGIQNFDFGLDLILNGL is encoded by the coding sequence TTGGTTGTAAAAAAAAAGAATCCAAAAACAAGGAAATTTCTTTCGAAAGATCTTTTGATTCAAACTGCAATTACCTTGGCAGATGAAAATGGAATCAATTCACTTTCCATGCGAAATTTAGCAAAAACACTGGGTGTAGAGGCTATGTCTTTATATAATTATATTCAAAACAAAGAAGAGTTGTTAGATGGAATGGTGGAAGTTTGTGTAAAACAGTTTAAATTACCGAAAATTGGTGGTGAATGGCGAAAGGAAATGAAAAAAAGGGCAAAATCCGTAAGACAATTACTGTTAACTCATGTTTGGTTGACTCATCTTCTGATATCAAGAATCAATATTGGTCCACATTTTTTAAGGTATTTTAACGATTCGATCGGATGTTTGGTAAATGCAGGTTTTACTTACAAACAAGCAGACCAAATTATCAATACCCTCGATAGCCATATTTATGGATTCACTTTACAGGAGTTGAATTTTCCTATAAACAAAGATGAGTATGTTTCGAAGGCAAGTGAATATTTACCTCTGATTCCCGTAGAACAACTTCCATTTTTTTATCATCTAACAAAAGAAGTTGCAACTCGTCGATACAATGGAATTCAAAATTTTGATTTTGGATTGGATTTGATTTTAAACGGACTATAA
- a CDS encoding alginate export family protein yields the protein MYIHRFKLILGLLLGMTLLFGSGEIHAQFITPVKKETPEPPPAAPPTAPPVAPPQEPGKEPPASEDSSEYVSPMKGNLAGEYFKNFQITNKQKKAIQENKSLWFADRFRVGFGIRPKADSLYNTDFDRSTSDIRNTVSNQTQFYLVGDVSPNITFKLTFQDVRLWGGEIISGASDQRFGVISNGGTTIDTSKQREVPLNNYSGFREAFLDLKTTNQMFRVRTGRQILDFGDGRIVGARNDSLNGNSFDAVRATVTIQKQSFDVFGAIVSSENNANSMITNNSTRLGGPGNASYYGAHYGIKPWEWLGIEVYNFTLYKQRQKATNTTPYGSDIYYRDPDQLNTSGFRLTNRTKSNALPKETGIDWMVEAAWQTGFTGERVSPDWINQNGALKTNKVTGEAPPHSEPVRYKANIVAAQLGYTPVKEFRIGIQYVQASGDPNRNDGSVATYNPIFATRRMAGGAIPFAGNGNSGLVFWQNIKDYSIHIKYESSKWGTFIINPHWYYKVKLQDGYYDNNNYVAGSKATGETASTEDFYNTEAYNPNRPKLGKHVATEINLIYIITPFENVSFWFGASSLYAGDAIRNQKNNPYETDPYRRYDFKPNASFFTFQTVFAI from the coding sequence ATGTATATACATCGTTTCAAATTAATTTTAGGTCTTCTCTTGGGTATGACCCTTCTCTTTGGTTCAGGAGAAATCCACGCTCAATTCATCACACCGGTTAAAAAAGAAACCCCAGAGCCACCACCTGCTGCGCCTCCTACAGCACCACCAGTTGCTCCACCGCAGGAACCCGGAAAAGAACCACCCGCAAGCGAAGATTCATCCGAATATGTCAGTCCGATGAAAGGAAATCTTGCAGGTGAATATTTCAAAAATTTTCAGATCACCAACAAACAAAAAAAAGCGATCCAAGAAAACAAAAGTCTTTGGTTTGCCGATAGATTCCGAGTAGGATTTGGTATTCGACCAAAAGCGGACTCCCTTTACAACACTGACTTCGACCGTTCTACTTCCGATATCCGTAATACAGTGAGTAACCAAACTCAATTTTATTTAGTGGGTGATGTGTCACCAAACATAACTTTTAAACTCACGTTCCAAGATGTAAGATTATGGGGTGGAGAGATAATTTCAGGTGCATCCGACCAACGTTTTGGTGTGATATCAAATGGTGGAACAACAATCGACACATCGAAACAAAGAGAAGTCCCTCTCAATAATTATTCTGGATTTCGAGAAGCGTTTTTGGATTTAAAAACAACAAACCAAATGTTTCGGGTGCGTACAGGCCGCCAAATCTTGGACTTTGGTGACGGCCGCATAGTGGGAGCAAGGAATGATAGTTTGAATGGAAACTCGTTTGATGCAGTACGTGCAACAGTCACAATCCAAAAACAAAGTTTTGATGTATTTGGTGCGATTGTAAGTTCAGAAAATAATGCCAATAGTATGATTACCAACAACTCAACGAGGTTAGGTGGCCCAGGAAACGCATCTTACTACGGTGCCCACTATGGTATCAAACCATGGGAATGGTTAGGAATCGAAGTTTATAATTTTACATTGTACAAACAACGCCAAAAAGCTACGAATACTACACCATATGGTTCTGATATTTATTACCGCGACCCTGACCAATTGAATACATCTGGTTTTCGACTCACAAACAGAACCAAGAGTAATGCTCTACCGAAAGAAACCGGAATTGACTGGATGGTAGAAGCTGCATGGCAAACAGGATTTACTGGGGAAAGAGTTTCTCCGGATTGGATCAATCAAAACGGTGCACTTAAAACCAATAAAGTAACAGGAGAAGCTCCTCCGCATTCAGAACCCGTTCGTTATAAGGCAAATATCGTAGCAGCTCAGTTAGGTTATACTCCTGTCAAAGAATTTAGAATTGGGATTCAATATGTACAAGCATCAGGGGATCCGAATCGAAATGATGGAAGTGTTGCCACTTACAACCCAATCTTTGCCACAAGAAGGATGGCAGGGGGAGCCATTCCTTTTGCAGGAAATGGAAATTCTGGATTGGTGTTTTGGCAAAATATCAAAGACTATTCAATCCATATCAAATATGAATCTTCCAAATGGGGAACTTTCATCATCAACCCTCACTGGTATTACAAAGTGAAACTTCAAGATGGATATTATGATAACAATAATTATGTAGCAGGAAGCAAAGCAACTGGTGAAACAGCATCTACTGAAGATTTTTATAATACAGAGGCTTACAATCCTAATCGTCCAAAATTAGGAAAACATGTTGCGACAGAAATCAATTTAATTTATATTATCACTCCTTTTGAAAATGTTTCATTTTGGTTTGGAGCAAGCTCCTTATATGCTGGTGATGCTATCCGCAACCAAAAAAACAATCCATATGAAACGGATCCGTACAGAAGGTATGATTTTAAACCTAATGCAAGTTTTTTCACTTTCCAAACGGTGTTTGCAATATAG
- a CDS encoding EboA domain-containing protein, with protein sequence MYPPNSSILYSILRDQAKKDEILWLDSINKTDPKELLASFVKAPRHLGKSIIYQSNFNLIPEIPGFHVDQWNLVRLSRVWFLTFLFALPKEEFIKKVETLFDTAELNELVALFSALPLLPYPEVWLAKATDAVRSNMGSVFDAIALNNPFPYHNFTELAWNQLVLKTIFNNKPIELVYGLSKRKNLNLSLSIIDFIKERWAAGREVPSNVWQLVVPFLSESEITLIESLFQSQREEDLIAASLVCHEMNHKGFQTLFTKYPKYEEDIQKGKWNWSNLATVP encoded by the coding sequence ATGTATCCTCCGAATTCATCCATTCTTTATTCTATCCTCCGAGACCAGGCAAAAAAAGATGAAATTCTTTGGTTAGACAGTATCAATAAAACCGATCCGAAAGAACTCTTGGCTTCGTTTGTGAAAGCTCCAAGGCATTTAGGAAAATCCATTATTTATCAGTCAAATTTTAATTTGATACCCGAGATTCCTGGGTTCCATGTGGACCAGTGGAATTTGGTCCGTTTAAGTCGTGTTTGGTTTCTTACTTTTTTATTCGCTCTACCGAAAGAGGAATTTATTAAAAAGGTCGAAACTCTATTTGATACAGCTGAACTAAATGAGTTAGTTGCATTATTTTCTGCCTTACCTTTACTCCCATACCCAGAAGTTTGGTTAGCAAAAGCGACAGATGCGGTTCGGTCAAACATGGGATCCGTTTTTGATGCCATCGCCTTGAACAATCCTTTCCCATACCATAATTTTACAGAGCTTGCTTGGAACCAATTAGTTTTAAAAACCATCTTCAATAACAAACCGATCGAGTTGGTATATGGTTTATCAAAAAGAAAAAATCTAAATCTTTCTTTGAGTATTATTGATTTTATCAAAGAAAGATGGGCTGCTGGCAGGGAAGTTCCTTCCAATGTTTGGCAATTGGTAGTTCCATTCCTATCTGAATCCGAGATCACTTTGATTGAATCACTCTTTCAATCCCAAAGAGAGGAAGATTTGATCGCAGCTTCCTTGGTATGTCATGAGATGAACCATAAAGGATTCCAAACTTTATTTACAAAATATCCAAAGTACGAAGAAGACATACAAAAAGGTAAATGGAATTGGTCTAACTTAGCAACAGTTCCTTAA
- a CDS encoding TatD family hydrolase has product MFEKNHQPSNNPSHFENQMDTNEIPTHVELNWNEYKEKIRGFRFFDPHIHMVSRTTDDYQNMAQAGIVAVIEPAFWVGQPRTGLATFKDYYSSLVGWERYRSSQFGIKHYCTIGLNSREANNERLADEVMEILPLYIYKEGVVGIGEIGFDDQTDLEEKYYRLQLELAKEAKLPVQIHTPHRDKKRGTERSMSIALEHGLDPSYVVVDHNNEETVKSVLDQGFYAAFTIYPFTKMGNKRMVSIVEEYGAEKIMINSSADWGISDPLAIPKTAALMLDRGISPDTVRKVTYQNAIEAFAKSGQINVADFENGLKADPNEKFHGNSVLRGGQQPKWDKNSLFIE; this is encoded by the coding sequence ATGTTTGAAAAAAATCATCAACCATCTAACAATCCATCTCATTTTGAAAACCAAATGGATACCAATGAAATTCCTACTCATGTAGAGTTAAATTGGAATGAGTACAAAGAAAAAATCCGTGGGTTCCGGTTTTTCGATCCTCATATCCATATGGTGTCAAGAACCACCGATGATTATCAAAATATGGCACAAGCAGGAATTGTTGCTGTGATAGAACCGGCATTTTGGGTTGGACAACCTCGTACAGGACTTGCAACGTTTAAAGATTATTATAGTAGTTTAGTTGGATGGGAACGATATCGGTCTTCACAATTTGGTATCAAACATTATTGTACAATTGGATTAAATTCTAGAGAAGCAAATAACGAACGTTTGGCTGATGAGGTTATGGAGATTTTGCCGCTTTATATTTATAAAGAAGGTGTCGTTGGCATTGGCGAAATAGGATTTGATGACCAAACTGACTTGGAAGAAAAATACTATCGTTTACAATTAGAACTAGCAAAAGAAGCAAAACTTCCAGTTCAGATTCATACCCCTCACAGAGATAAAAAAAGAGGAACTGAAAGAAGTATGTCTATTGCATTAGAACATGGGTTAGATCCTTCATATGTAGTTGTTGACCATAATAATGAAGAGACAGTGAAATCAGTGTTAGACCAAGGATTTTATGCTGCTTTCACAATTTATCCATTTACAAAAATGGGAAACAAAAGAATGGTTTCCATCGTAGAAGAGTATGGGGCCGAAAAAATTATGATCAATTCAAGTGCTGATTGGGGTATATCGGATCCATTAGCGATACCCAAAACAGCCGCTTTGATGCTTGATCGGGGAATATCTCCGGATACAGTCCGTAAGGTAACATATCAAAATGCAATTGAGGCTTTTGCTAAAAGTGGTCAAATCAACGTCGCTGATTTTGAAAATGGATTAAAAGCAGATCCTAATGAAAAATTTCATGGAAATTCAGTACTTCGTGGTGGGCAACAACCTAAATGGGACAAAAATTCCCTTTTTATTGAATAA
- the eboC gene encoding UbiA-like protein EboC (EboC, a homolog the polyprenyltransferase UbiA, belongs to system of proteins involved in the trafficking of precursor metabolites to an extracytoplasmic compartment so that the biosynthesis of certain natural products, such as scytonemin, can be completed.), which translates to MNAKSYFVLLRPANLVTAVADILAGMAIVSFPWVNDGIFLILASVCLYGGGVVLNDFFDREIDAKERPERPIPSGKVLAIYVLLFGFVLLAFGCFFSFLYSEISFIISISIVFLILLYDRFAKHNLVFGPLVMGMCRGLNLILGMTILKSLPLAIVPISILPIVYIAAITLISQNEVWGGGKYKFIIACMLYILVFFTQLFVSFQNGFILYTMPFIVFHSVLLFPPLLKAYQNPNPKLIGNAVKIGVLTLIVLNVSFAASFGNLPIAISILALLPISLLISKYFAVT; encoded by the coding sequence ATGAACGCCAAAAGCTATTTTGTTTTACTTCGGCCAGCTAACTTGGTTACTGCGGTTGCTGATATCTTAGCTGGTATGGCAATTGTTTCTTTCCCTTGGGTAAACGATGGAATTTTTCTGATACTTGCTAGTGTATGTTTGTATGGAGGAGGGGTTGTCCTTAACGACTTCTTTGATCGAGAAATTGATGCAAAAGAGAGACCCGAAAGACCGATCCCTTCGGGAAAGGTCCTTGCAATTTATGTTTTGCTATTTGGATTCGTTTTACTAGCGTTTGGTTGTTTTTTTTCTTTTTTATATAGTGAAATTAGTTTTATTATCTCCATATCTATTGTTTTTCTTATCCTTTTGTATGATCGATTTGCAAAACATAATTTAGTCTTCGGTCCATTAGTGATGGGTATGTGCCGTGGGTTAAACTTAATCTTGGGCATGACCATTCTAAAATCATTGCCTCTGGCGATTGTTCCGATTTCAATATTGCCGATTGTTTATATAGCTGCTATTACCCTAATTAGCCAAAACGAAGTTTGGGGAGGTGGAAAATATAAATTCATCATCGCATGTATGTTATATATTTTGGTATTTTTCACTCAATTATTTGTTTCGTTTCAAAACGGTTTTATCTTATATACAATGCCATTTATTGTTTTCCATTCAGTCTTATTATTCCCCCCATTACTGAAAGCCTATCAAAACCCAAATCCTAAACTGATTGGGAATGCAGTTAAAATTGGAGTTTTAACTCTTATCGTATTAAATGTAAGTTTTGCGGCATCTTTTGGAAATCTTCCCATCGCCATATCGATTCTAGCTTTATTACCCATTTCATTATTGATTTCAAAATACTTTGCAGTAACTTAA
- a CDS encoding 3-dehydroquinate synthase, which produces MKDNISKSIRSNFQVSYQYDVFFTKHLFSFDNLILKEFFHSQTEYQFNKKVLVVIDQGFLNHQPNLIESIHQYFASKIEAVQLVEEFIVLPGGEVSKNQIEDWEMVVSAINKYGIDRHSYIMVIGGGAILDMVGYAASVSHRGIRLIRIPTTVLSQNDSGVGVKNSINYYGKKNFLGTFAPPVAVFNDSSFLVSLEDRDWRSGMAEAIKVSLIKDKDFFNWIELNVSKLTKRELDAMEYLVFECARLHMDHIKNGDPFEFGSSRPLDFGHWFAHKLEYVSNFSIRHGEAVAIGMALDSIYSFLSGNLKEPELNRILKLLKGLGFTLNHPMLQLNGKTQLAIALQEFQEHLGGKLTLLMLDGIGIPKEIYTIDHSLLETAFEQLVRHN; this is translated from the coding sequence ATGAAAGACAATATTTCTAAAAGTATTCGATCTAACTTTCAAGTTTCTTATCAGTATGATGTTTTTTTTACGAAACATCTTTTTTCATTCGATAATCTGATCCTAAAAGAATTTTTCCATTCTCAAACAGAATACCAATTCAATAAAAAAGTTTTGGTTGTGATAGACCAAGGATTCCTCAATCACCAGCCAAATCTAATTGAATCGATTCACCAATACTTTGCTTCAAAAATCGAAGCAGTTCAGTTGGTCGAAGAATTTATTGTTCTTCCTGGAGGTGAAGTTTCAAAAAATCAAATCGAAGATTGGGAGATGGTTGTATCTGCCATAAACAAATATGGGATTGATCGTCATTCTTATATTATGGTGATAGGTGGTGGTGCGATTTTGGATATGGTTGGTTATGCGGCCTCTGTTTCTCATAGAGGGATCCGTTTGATTCGTATCCCAACAACTGTGCTCTCACAAAATGATTCAGGTGTAGGTGTTAAAAATAGTATCAACTATTATGGCAAAAAAAACTTTCTTGGAACATTTGCACCACCTGTAGCTGTTTTTAATGATTCATCATTTCTTGTTTCTCTGGAAGATCGGGACTGGCGTTCTGGGATGGCGGAAGCCATCAAAGTTTCACTCATTAAAGATAAAGATTTTTTCAACTGGATCGAATTGAATGTATCTAAATTAACCAAACGTGAATTAGACGCTATGGAATATTTGGTTTTTGAATGTGCAAGACTTCATATGGACCATATCAAAAATGGTGATCCCTTTGAATTCGGGTCTTCCAGACCACTTGATTTTGGACATTGGTTTGCACATAAGTTAGAATATGTTTCAAATTTTTCAATTCGTCATGGTGAAGCGGTTGCGATTGGAATGGCTCTAGATTCCATTTATTCATTTCTTTCCGGAAATTTGAAGGAACCCGAATTGAATCGTATCTTAAAATTATTGAAAGGGCTTGGGTTTACGTTGAACCATCCAATGCTCCAATTGAATGGAAAAACACAATTGGCAATTGCGTTACAAGAATTTCAGGAACATTTGGGGGGAAAGTTGACTCTTCTGATGTTAGACGGAATTGGAATTCCTAAAGAAATCTATACGATTGACCATTCTTTATTAGAGACCGCATTTGAACAATTGGTAAGACACAATTGA
- the eboE gene encoding metabolite traffic protein EboE, which translates to MKTKFGHLTYCSNIHVGESWEDHFLELKTYLPQIKKEVSPNIPLAIGLRLSHEASLTLIQKDKLLEWKEWLTKESMYVISINGFPYGGFHSDIVKENVYHPDWSTRERYEYTKRLFEILHELLPKGEEGGVSTPPLSYLYFETNKIDLKSNVETYTENIIKTLVDLIRFNKESNRVLHLDIEPEPDGIIGTFADWIRWYEIELLPRALPILYREFGFEKDVAIQNTKEHIRLCLDVCHLAVTNEVNDVILSELNRTGIKVGRIQVSSALKIKFTGSPEPILNALKPFDEKKYLHQVVSLNKDGTMISYRDLGDAINAGAKPGEEWRIHFHVPIFLEKYDRFLSTQEELIFMLGEQKKAPLTNILEVETYTWNVLPKFLQISLVSSISREINWVKSIFGIT; encoded by the coding sequence TTGAAAACTAAATTTGGTCACCTAACATATTGTTCGAATATTCATGTGGGGGAGTCATGGGAAGATCATTTTTTGGAATTAAAAACATACCTCCCTCAAATCAAAAAAGAGGTATCGCCAAATATTCCACTTGCGATTGGACTTAGGTTATCCCATGAAGCATCGTTAACCCTAATCCAAAAAGACAAATTATTGGAATGGAAAGAATGGTTAACAAAAGAATCAATGTATGTGATTTCAATCAATGGATTTCCATATGGTGGATTCCATTCAGATATAGTGAAAGAAAACGTATATCATCCAGATTGGTCTACGAGAGAAAGGTATGAATATACAAAAAGGTTATTTGAAATTTTACATGAGTTATTGCCAAAAGGGGAAGAAGGTGGAGTTTCAACACCTCCACTTTCTTATCTATATTTTGAAACAAACAAAATCGATTTAAAAAGTAATGTAGAAACATATACAGAAAATATCATAAAGACACTCGTTGACCTAATTCGATTTAATAAAGAATCAAACCGAGTTTTACATTTGGACATTGAACCAGAACCAGATGGAATCATCGGAACTTTTGCAGATTGGATCCGTTGGTATGAAATTGAATTGTTACCACGAGCGTTACCTATCCTTTACCGTGAATTTGGATTTGAAAAGGATGTTGCAATTCAAAATACAAAGGAACATATTCGGCTGTGTCTGGATGTATGCCACCTAGCGGTAACAAACGAAGTGAATGATGTTATATTATCCGAATTGAATCGAACTGGGATTAAAGTGGGAAGAATCCAGGTAAGCTCTGCTTTAAAAATTAAATTTACTGGCTCACCTGAGCCAATTTTAAATGCTCTAAAACCATTTGATGAAAAAAAATACTTACACCAGGTTGTATCTTTAAACAAAGATGGAACAATGATTTCTTATCGGGATTTGGGGGATGCGATCAATGCTGGTGCAAAGCCAGGAGAAGAATGGCGCATCCACTTCCACGTGCCTATTTTTTTAGAGAAGTATGATCGTTTTTTGTCAACCCAAGAAGAGCTTATATTTATGTTAGGTGAACAAAAAAAAGCACCTTTGACAAATATCTTGGAAGTGGAGACATATACTTGGAATGTACTTCCGAAATTTTTACAAATATCACTTGTATCTTCTATCAGTAGAGAAATCAACTGGGTTAAATCAATTTTCGGTATTACTTAA
- a CDS encoding alkaline phosphatase family protein, which produces MKVSKQKFNKTVVIDVVGLSQSIISEFTPFLKNYLNNRNVTKIEPMLPGVTTSVQSTYLTGKWPSEHGIVGNGWYDRTDAEVKFWKQSNHLVSGEKIWEKAKKLNSEFTCAKMFWWYNMYSTADYSVTPRPQYHADGLKAPDCYSNPPGLRDELQKKFGPFPLFSFWGPNANIKSTQWIKDSTIYVDKKYNPTLTLVYLPHLDYGLQKYGSDIPRLKQDLLDLDLVLKELIEYYEHSQKKVILLSEYGIENVNTPVHINRILRENNFLQVRKERWYELLDPGASDAFSVSDHQISHIYCKNSEILNRVKRIAKQIPGVCLVLDKTEQKKYHLNHERSGDLVLVAEEGHWFTYYYWLDNQFAPDYARLVDIHRKPGYDPSELFLDPSKKLVKLKVLWTVLKKKLGFRYLMDVIPLDAGIVKGSHGGLPVNSDFYPIFSAEVPLPKKNISAIKVYDFIWEQMTSKI; this is translated from the coding sequence ATGAAAGTATCAAAACAAAAATTTAATAAAACAGTTGTGATTGATGTTGTTGGATTATCCCAATCAATCATTTCTGAATTTACTCCATTTTTAAAAAACTATTTAAATAATCGAAATGTTACAAAGATTGAACCGATGTTACCTGGGGTGACAACGAGTGTTCAAAGTACATACCTAACAGGAAAATGGCCTAGTGAACATGGAATTGTTGGCAATGGATGGTATGATCGAACCGATGCAGAAGTGAAATTTTGGAAACAATCCAACCATTTAGTTTCAGGTGAAAAAATTTGGGAGAAAGCAAAAAAACTTAACTCAGAATTTACATGCGCTAAAATGTTTTGGTGGTACAATATGTATTCAACAGCAGATTATTCTGTCACTCCTAGGCCTCAATACCACGCTGATGGATTGAAAGCTCCCGATTGTTATTCAAACCCACCGGGATTACGTGATGAGCTACAGAAAAAATTTGGTCCATTCCCATTGTTTTCCTTTTGGGGACCAAATGCAAATATCAAGTCCACTCAGTGGATAAAAGATTCCACAATCTATGTGGACAAGAAATACAATCCAACACTAACACTGGTATACTTACCTCATCTTGATTATGGATTACAAAAATATGGTTCTGATATTCCAAGATTAAAACAAGATCTTTTGGATTTGGACTTAGTTCTCAAAGAATTAATTGAATACTATGAACATTCTCAAAAAAAAGTGATTCTGCTTTCTGAATATGGGATCGAAAATGTAAACACTCCTGTTCATATCAATCGTATATTAAGAGAAAACAACTTTTTGCAAGTGAGAAAAGAAAGGTGGTATGAACTTTTAGACCCAGGTGCATCTGATGCTTTTTCTGTATCAGACCACCAAATTTCACATATCTATTGTAAAAATTCTGAAATTTTAAATAGAGTAAAACGCATCGCCAAACAAATACCAGGTGTTTGTTTGGTTTTGGACAAAACAGAACAAAAAAAATACCATTTAAATCATGAAAGATCTGGGGATTTGGTCCTTGTTGCGGAAGAGGGACACTGGTTTACCTATTATTACTGGTTAGACAATCAATTTGCACCAGATTACGCTCGCTTGGTGGATATTCATAGAAAACCTGGCTACGATCCTTCCGAATTGTTTTTAGATCCCTCGAAAAAATTGGTGAAATTGAAGGTCCTTTGGACAGTTCTCAAGAAAAAACTAGGATTTCGGTATTTAATGGATGTGATTCCTTTGGATGCGGGTATTGTCAAAGGATCACATGGTGGTTTACCAGTGAATTCCGATTTTTACCCTATCTTTTCAGCGGAAGTCCCACTCCCTAAGAAAAATATTTCTGCTATAAAAGTGTACGATTTCATTTGGGAACAGATGACTTCGAAGATTTAA
- a CDS encoding Crp/Fnr family transcriptional regulator, translating to MTRTFKNHFFNSVSAEDIKIVTYSKGAAIVVQNSVNTGNFFIVKSGRVSVDSEHIVVDHELAYYEAGDSFGLVSALTEHRFLVTLFADTDVELVQIPIRLLGSYLKERKELAMKILGLYSRELRTLQKHLSKANKPADREYHPERLVQNARTYLTWQKPNLAAYSLQAFLKWSKENQSTENLAEAMELFKSVSASYKPFPWDNMQSTLEAGEVLFVESEKSNEIYVVLEGNVKLFGIVRGFEYVIDVLGPGEIFGEMSLIDNAPRMASAITETKSKILRVTPENLFESVGPSLLQKIFESIARRIWFSHQRLVILRLKTPVTRLYAYLYNSIRDQDIRLGRNLDQSLATPHTIYIQMEELCNMCGIIKLKQESIDEFKADTNLVIESNRITIKSRKRLEEKLGHFKSKEGQIVA from the coding sequence TTGACTCGTACCTTCAAAAATCATTTTTTTAATTCAGTGTCCGCAGAAGATATCAAAATTGTAACATACTCAAAAGGGGCAGCGATTGTTGTCCAAAATTCCGTCAATACTGGAAATTTTTTCATAGTCAAATCGGGTCGTGTTTCGGTTGATTCGGAACACATTGTCGTGGATCATGAACTTGCCTATTACGAAGCAGGCGATAGTTTTGGTTTAGTCTCCGCACTAACAGAACATAGGTTCCTTGTCACATTATTTGCGGATACAGATGTAGAACTTGTTCAGATTCCCATTCGACTTCTTGGCTCGTATCTAAAAGAAAGAAAAGAATTGGCGATGAAGATTTTGGGTCTTTATTCCAGGGAATTGAGAACACTTCAAAAACATTTATCAAAAGCAAACAAACCAGCAGACAGAGAATACCACCCGGAACGTTTGGTACAAAATGCACGGACGTACCTCACATGGCAAAAACCAAACTTAGCTGCATACTCTTTACAAGCGTTCCTTAAATGGTCAAAAGAGAACCAATCCACAGAAAATTTAGCTGAGGCTATGGAATTATTTAAATCCGTATCCGCTTCCTATAAACCTTTCCCGTGGGACAATATGCAATCTACATTGGAAGCCGGAGAAGTTCTATTTGTAGAAAGTGAAAAGAGTAATGAAATCTATGTGGTATTAGAAGGGAATGTAAAACTCTTTGGGATTGTCCGAGGATTTGAATATGTAATCGATGTTTTGGGTCCAGGGGAAATTTTTGGAGAGATGTCTCTCATAGACAATGCACCGAGAATGGCATCTGCCATCACAGAAACAAAATCTAAAATTTTACGTGTCACTCCCGAAAATTTATTTGAATCAGTCGGACCTTCCTTATTACAAAAGATATTTGAGAGTATCGCTCGGCGGATATGGTTTTCCCACCAAAGGCTTGTCATCTTAAGACTAAAAACACCTGTCACACGATTGTATGCTTATCTTTATAATTCGATCCGCGACCAAGACATTCGCCTGGGTAGAAATTTAGACCAAAGCCTTGCCACTCCCCATACCATTTACATTCAAATGGAAGAACTTTGTAATATGTGTGGGATCATAAAATTAAAACAAGAGAGTATCGACGAATTCAAAGCGGATACAAACCTTGTGATCGAATCCAATCGAATTACGATCAAAAGTAGAAAACGGTTAGAGGAAAAATTAGGGCACTTCAAATCCAAAGAGGGCCAAATTGTTGCCTAA